The Cyanobacteriota bacterium DNA segment GTCCCTGTGCTGGAGGTGCTGCTAATTGGCTTTGGGGAACCGTTGTTTCGCTCAATTCCCTACCTGCGGCTTGCATTTGTTCCACTCATGCCGTTGTTGGCTATCTACGCCTACAGTGTAGGGGGGATTGCAGTTGTACAAATCGCAGTATTTATTGGTCTATTTGCTGGTGTTATCAGAAACTACAGAGTTGTGCACTTTCTCCGCTTTCACACTATGCAAGCATTGCTGATTGGGATCGCTATCTTCCTCTGTGATGCTGTGCTGTCTATTCTAGGAATTGGGCGGTCAGTAATTGGTGTTGGTGCCTCTCCAGTGGAAGTGTTGTTTTGGAACCCCCTCATGAGCGTAATATTTGTAGCAGTGCTAGCGGCGGCGATTTATTCCGTGGTTCAGTCCATCCGGGGCTTATACGCCGAGTTGCCCATTATCTCTGAGGCTGCTTACCAATTTGTCCGCTAGCCGATAGATTCCATGACCAAGCCCAAGGCCATGCTGCCTCCCCTGCTGGTATTAGATCGAGAGATAGAGCACTGGTTACTAGAGGATATTGGCCGCGGCGATCGCGCAACCCAGGCCTTGATTGCAACTGGAGCACACTCTAGTTCCGCATATTGGGTAGCGAAGGAATCTGGCATTGTGGCAGGGTTACCAATCGCAGCTAGGGTCTTTCAGCGACTAGATGATCGTTTTGCCTTCACAGCACTGGTGCCAGAAGGCTCATGGTGTGAACAGGGACAACTGATCGCTCAGTTAGCAGGTTCCCTAGAAGCATTGCTCACAGGGGAACGGGTGGCGTTGAACCTAGCCATGCGTCTGAGTGGTATTGCTACCCTCACGAACAAATATGTTGCCGCAATCGCCGATTTGCCAGCTCAACTGGTCGATACCCGCAAAACCACACCAGGACTGCGCCTCCTAGAGAAGTATGCCACTCAGGTTGGGGGGGCAATCAATCACCGCCTAGGCTTGGACGATAGCGTCATGATTAAAGATAACCATATTGCGGCAGCAGGTAGTATTGGAGCCGCGATCGCA contains these protein-coding regions:
- the nadC gene encoding carboxylating nicotinate-nucleotide diphosphorylase, which gives rise to MTKPKAMLPPLLVLDREIEHWLLEDIGRGDRATQALIATGAHSSSAYWVAKESGIVAGLPIAARVFQRLDDRFAFTALVPEGSWCEQGQLIAQLAGSLEALLTGERVALNLAMRLSGIATLTNKYVAAIADLPAQLVDTRKTTPGLRLLEKYATQVGGAINHRLGLDDSVMIKDNHIAAAGSIGAAIAAIRPRIPYPLTIEVETETLAQVQEAIQHRADIIMLD